A single genomic interval of Qipengyuania profundimaris harbors:
- a CDS encoding single-stranded DNA-binding protein produces MTNIAILTGRIARDPDTRETKGGTNVTGITVVTDRPARDKDGKTYKDENGYTAKESEFHRVTCFNGLAKTVGQYCSKGQLVSVQGRIHYTQWEDKDGVTRYGTEILADKVDFLSRGNGSSDDNDNTDAPDID; encoded by the coding sequence ATGACCAATATCGCAATCCTCACCGGCCGCATCGCTCGCGATCCCGATACCCGTGAGACCAAGGGCGGCACCAATGTTACCGGAATCACCGTTGTCACCGATCGCCCTGCACGGGACAAGGACGGCAAGACCTACAAGGACGAGAACGGCTACACCGCCAAGGAAAGCGAGTTCCACCGGGTGACCTGCTTCAACGGCCTCGCCAAGACCGTCGGCCAGTACTGCTCCAAGGGCCAGCTGGTATCGGTCCAGGGCCGTATCCACTACACCCAGTGGGAGGACAAGGATGGGGTCACCCGCTACGGCACCGAGATCCTCGCCGACAAGGTCGACTTCCTCTCCCGCGGCAACGGCTCGAGCGACGACAACGACAACACCGACGCTCCCGATATCGACTGA